The Staphylococcus sp. KG4-3 genome has a window encoding:
- a CDS encoding heme A synthase has product MFSKKNLKWLSVLATVIMAFVQLGGALVTKTGSADGCGSDWPLCHGAFLPENLPIQTIIELSHRAISGLSLIIVLWLVIVAWKHISYIKEVKSLCIISVGFLLIQALVGAAAVMWQQNAYVLALHFGISLISFSSVFVLTLIIFEIDRKYEADELFIRKPLRIYTWIMAIIVYLTIYTGALVRHKEASLAYGQWPLPFNDLIPHNVQDWVNLTHRGMALIAFIWIMITFIHAVNNYKDNRTIRYGYTAAFILVILQVITGALSIITEVNLFIALLHALFITLLFGLIAYFIVLMLRTIRSGG; this is encoded by the coding sequence TTGTTTAGCAAAAAAAACCTAAAATGGTTATCCGTGTTGGCAACTGTAATTATGGCTTTTGTTCAATTAGGGGGCGCATTAGTTACCAAAACTGGATCAGCAGATGGTTGTGGATCCGATTGGCCTCTATGTCACGGCGCATTTTTACCTGAGAACTTACCAATACAAACGATTATTGAATTAAGTCATCGTGCTATTTCCGGCTTATCTTTAATTATTGTTCTCTGGTTAGTCATCGTTGCTTGGAAACACATTAGTTACATTAAAGAAGTTAAATCATTATGTATCATTAGTGTTGGTTTCTTACTAATACAAGCGCTTGTAGGTGCTGCAGCAGTAATGTGGCAACAAAATGCCTATGTTTTAGCGTTACATTTTGGAATTTCGCTCATTTCATTTTCTTCAGTATTTGTATTAACTTTAATTATTTTTGAAATCGATCGCAAATATGAAGCAGATGAATTATTTATTAGAAAGCCATTAAGAATTTATACTTGGATAATGGCTATTATCGTTTATTTAACAATTTATACTGGGGCATTAGTCAGACATAAAGAAGCTAGTTTAGCATATGGCCAATGGCCATTACCTTTTAATGATTTGATACCTCACAATGTCCAAGATTGGGTAAACCTTACTCACCGAGGAATGGCATTAATCGCCTTTATATGGATAATGATTACATTCATTCATGCAGTAAATAACTACAAAGATAACCGTACAATACGTTACGGATACACAGCTGCATTTATATTAGTTATCCTCCAAGTAATTACTGGCGCATTATCTATTATTACAGAAGTTAATTTATTTATCGCCTTATTACACGCTTTATTTATTACATTACTCTTTGGTTTAATAGCCTACTTCATTGTCTTGATGTTACGGACGATTAGAAGTGGCGGCTAA
- the cyoE gene encoding heme o synthase, translating into MNKEQTLSHNSSRVTFKELQQIIKMGLVQGNLIPAFAGSWLAIVLANHSFLSSIPQILMMLVGSTLIMGGACALNNYYDQDIDSIMPSKQQRPTVNDRISNRNLLMLSFGMMLIGEALLFALNIPSGVIGLLGIVGYVSFYSIWSKRHTVWNTVIGSFPGAVPPLIGWTAIEGNISLVAVALFLVIFCWQPIHFYALAIKRKDEYSLANIPMLPSVKGFKRTRVSMFLWLVFLLPLPFLLSSLGTTFIVLATLLNLGWLYLGLTSFKKDSDQTKWATKMFIYSLNYLVVFFVLVVVVSLIQMF; encoded by the coding sequence ATGAACAAAGAACAAACTTTGTCGCATAATTCTAGTCGTGTGACTTTTAAAGAGTTGCAGCAAATTATCAAGATGGGATTGGTACAAGGTAATTTGATTCCTGCATTTGCTGGGTCATGGTTAGCGATTGTGTTGGCAAATCATTCCTTCCTCTCGTCAATACCACAAATCTTAATGATGTTGGTGGGCTCTACGTTAATTATGGGGGGCGCATGTGCTTTAAATAATTACTACGATCAAGATATTGACAGTATCATGCCGAGTAAACAACAGAGACCAACAGTTAATGACAGAATTTCGAATAGAAATTTATTAATGCTCAGCTTTGGAATGATGCTAATAGGGGAAGCGTTACTGTTTGCGTTAAACATACCTTCAGGTGTAATTGGACTGCTAGGTATAGTTGGTTATGTATCATTTTACTCAATTTGGTCTAAACGTCATACGGTATGGAATACAGTGATTGGTAGTTTTCCAGGTGCAGTCCCGCCTTTAATTGGGTGGACAGCAATTGAAGGAAATATTAGCTTGGTAGCAGTAGCGCTATTTTTAGTGATTTTCTGTTGGCAACCTATCCATTTTTACGCTTTAGCAATTAAACGTAAAGATGAATATTCGTTAGCAAATATTCCAATGTTACCATCAGTAAAAGGGTTTAAACGTACGAGAGTAAGTATGTTTTTATGGCTAGTATTCTTATTACCACTTCCATTCTTATTAAGTAGCTTAGGAACAACGTTTATAGTGTTGGCTACACTATTAAATTTAGGGTGGTTATATTTAGGATTAACAAGCTTTAAAAAGGATTCAGATCAAACAAAATGGGCAACAAAAATGTTTATATACTCATTAAACTATTTAGTAGTTTTCTTTGTACTTGTCGTTGTCGTCTCATTAATTCAAATGTTTTAA
- a CDS encoding DUF420 domain-containing protein, which yields MNLPILPTISTSFIVISAILVAIGWRKIWLRKIESHKKVMLTAAGFALAFFIIYASRTIFIGNTAFGGPDSVKLYYTIFLVFHINLATIGGVLGLLQIITAFKDKFKVHRFVGPIASIIWFFTAITGVAVYLLLYVFYPGGETTSLIKATFGL from the coding sequence ATGAATTTACCTATCTTACCTACAATCAGTACAAGCTTTATTGTAATTAGTGCAATCCTTGTCGCTATAGGTTGGCGCAAAATTTGGCTGAGAAAAATTGAAAGCCACAAAAAAGTAATGTTAACTGCTGCTGGTTTCGCACTAGCATTCTTTATTATTTACGCATCAAGGACTATTTTTATTGGTAATACTGCATTTGGTGGTCCAGACTCAGTTAAACTTTATTATACAATTTTCTTAGTCTTCCACATTAATTTAGCAACAATTGGTGGAGTTTTAGGACTTTTACAAATCATTACTGCTTTTAAAGATAAATTTAAAGTGCATAGATTTGTCGGACCAATTGCTTCTATAATCTGGTTCTTCACAGCAATAACAGGTGTAGCCGTATATTTATTACTTTATGTATTTTATCCAGGTGGAGAAACAACGTCATTAATTAAAGCGACATTCGGTTTATAA
- a CDS encoding excinuclease ABC subunit UvrA, with translation MSMIRVHGAKQNNLKNISIDIPKHQITVFTGRSGSGKSSLVFSTIAAESERLLNETYSTYIQHQLAQFSKPNVDLIEHLPVAMIINQKRLGGNSRSTVGTISDIYASVRLLWSRIGVPFVGYSDIFSFNNPKGMCPECSGLGYVEDIDLDELLDYDKSLNEDAIQFPSFRPDSWRGKRYLYSGLFDNDKKLKDYSEEEFNTLLYTKPTKLKNPPENWPKTAKFEGLIHRFRRSFLLNDNFEKNRFKEAIDRVVTSKKCPTCLGKRLNPNVLQCKINDLDIADFTNLSIDEALNFIRRINSTKAKVIIEPLQQQLSSLSYIGLNYLTLSRETTTLSGGESQRIKLIRHLNSALSDLVYIIDEPSIGLHPDDIQRINEIIQSLKDKGNTVLVVEHDPDVISIADHIIDLGPLAGKNGGEITFTGSYESLLKSSTHTGLALRKQHNLKPNPRIPHDFINLEHIDKNNLKDVSVKLPKQAMTVVTGVAGSGKSSLIHAGLKQKPNTIFINQKPVHASSRSNLLTYLNIFDDVRTYFSEETHLKKAMFSYNSEGACPECHGRGIIKTELAFMPDFTQTCDLCHGKRYKPEVLNAKIEGYNIADILALTVDEAISFFQEKKNIAQHLEALKSTGLDYMTLGQTLDTLSGGEIQRVKLSKYLTQTVHQHIFIFDEPTTGLHEDDIPILLDSFESLIHDKNTVVIIEHNLTMMTHADWIIDIGPFAGEKGGRLLYQGTPQGLLAVDDSVTAKHLQRYIAK, from the coding sequence ATGTCAATGATTCGCGTACATGGCGCTAAGCAAAATAACTTAAAAAACATTTCAATCGATATACCTAAACATCAAATAACCGTATTTACAGGACGTTCTGGATCTGGAAAATCTTCTTTGGTTTTTAGCACGATTGCTGCAGAATCTGAACGTTTATTAAACGAAACTTATTCAACATACATACAACATCAGTTAGCTCAATTTTCAAAACCTAATGTAGATTTAATTGAGCATTTGCCAGTAGCAATGATAATTAACCAAAAAAGATTAGGTGGTAATTCACGTTCTACAGTAGGTACAATTTCAGATATTTATGCATCTGTCAGATTGCTATGGTCACGTATTGGCGTACCATTTGTTGGTTACTCAGACATATTTTCTTTTAATAATCCTAAGGGCATGTGTCCCGAATGTTCAGGCTTAGGTTATGTAGAAGATATCGATTTAGACGAATTGTTAGATTATGATAAATCACTCAACGAAGACGCAATTCAATTTCCATCATTCAGACCGGATAGTTGGCGTGGCAAACGCTATTTATATTCTGGGCTTTTTGATAATGATAAAAAATTAAAAGATTATTCAGAAGAAGAATTCAATACTTTACTTTATACAAAACCAACTAAATTAAAAAACCCTCCAGAGAATTGGCCGAAAACAGCAAAATTTGAAGGCTTAATCCATCGGTTTAGGCGTTCTTTCCTACTAAATGATAACTTTGAAAAAAATAGATTTAAAGAAGCTATCGATCGCGTAGTCACTTCTAAAAAATGTCCAACGTGTCTCGGTAAAAGACTAAATCCAAATGTATTACAATGTAAAATTAATGATTTAGACATTGCAGACTTCACTAATTTATCCATAGATGAAGCGTTAAATTTCATAAGAAGAATTAATTCAACAAAAGCAAAAGTTATCATCGAACCATTGCAACAACAGCTATCTTCATTAAGTTATATCGGATTAAATTATTTAACGCTTTCCAGAGAAACAACTACATTATCCGGTGGCGAATCACAGCGGATTAAATTAATAAGGCATCTTAATAGTGCACTAAGCGATCTCGTCTATATTATAGATGAACCAAGCATTGGGTTACATCCTGATGATATACAACGAATTAACGAAATCATTCAATCATTAAAAGATAAAGGCAACACAGTTTTAGTAGTTGAGCATGACCCTGATGTTATAAGCATAGCTGATCATATCATTGATTTAGGTCCTCTAGCTGGTAAAAACGGAGGAGAAATTACATTTACAGGAAGTTATGAAAGTTTGTTGAAATCATCTACACATACAGGTTTAGCCTTACGGAAACAACATAATTTAAAACCAAATCCTAGAATCCCCCATGATTTTATCAATTTAGAACACATTGATAAAAATAATTTAAAAGACGTTTCTGTTAAATTGCCCAAACAGGCAATGACTGTTGTTACAGGTGTGGCTGGTTCTGGAAAAAGTTCACTGATACACGCAGGTTTAAAACAAAAACCTAATACAATTTTTATAAATCAAAAACCCGTACATGCATCAAGTCGCTCAAATTTACTCACTTATTTAAATATATTTGATGATGTAAGAACTTATTTCAGTGAAGAAACTCATTTAAAAAAAGCCATGTTCAGCTACAACTCCGAAGGTGCATGCCCTGAATGTCATGGTAGAGGTATCATCAAAACAGAATTAGCCTTTATGCCAGACTTTACTCAAACGTGTGATTTGTGTCATGGAAAGCGTTATAAACCCGAAGTATTAAATGCAAAAATAGAAGGGTATAATATTGCAGATATTTTAGCATTAACAGTAGATGAAGCAATTTCATTTTTTCAAGAAAAGAAAAATATTGCTCAACATTTAGAAGCGTTAAAATCTACTGGTCTGGATTATATGACTTTAGGACAAACTCTCGACACATTATCTGGCGGTGAAATACAACGCGTTAAACTTAGTAAATATTTAACACAAACTGTCCACCAACATATTTTCATATTTGATGAACCAACTACAGGATTACATGAAGATGATATCCCTATTTTATTAGACAGTTTTGAAAGTCTAATCCATGATAAAAACACAGTAGTTATTATCGAACATAACTTAACAATGATGACACACGCTGACTGGATTATCGATATCGGTCCATTTGCAGGAGAAAAAGGCGGTAGGCTACTTTATCAAGGAACACCCCAAGGGTTGTTAGCTGTAGATGATTCTGTAACGGCTAAACATTTACAAAGATATATCGCGAAATAA
- a CDS encoding CAP domain-containing protein, whose amino-acid sequence MKKLIIKVIGVLLLISFLIYLFYSPRLKFDVLENPNKNSTKTTQNKDFQENEQNVENTMPKEGIGTWIGQNLKKLTDTYGQAERVYSYKGDFKNYVFKEKDQYYLVTTKHNIIKSVYATGKEAKVNPVKISDNASNVFEKFSINPEPTIKANGKKYELEISDSDMKTQTLIKFKDIYAQIYIDQQANKIVAVRYLDSDALAAFKPYQMLGDKEDGEVARKQKDLPYEQNANQLMTLYEITNEMRKLKDAKPLRINNDLAHIASFNLYEAIGTDSVEFTEDALKQQLNEQEIPFVSTSQNVGYDFNEVPTLIHSWLNSDIHRSRMLNSKYNEMGGEVTNGYYTLIFVEDK is encoded by the coding sequence ATGAAAAAACTAATAATAAAAGTTATTGGTGTACTATTATTGATTTCTTTCTTGATATATCTTTTTTACTCGCCACGTTTGAAGTTTGACGTTTTGGAAAATCCAAATAAAAATTCGACAAAAACAACTCAAAACAAAGACTTTCAAGAAAATGAGCAAAATGTTGAAAATACAATGCCCAAGGAAGGGATAGGAACTTGGATTGGCCAAAATCTAAAAAAACTTACAGATACATATGGACAAGCTGAAAGAGTGTATTCATATAAAGGTGATTTTAAAAATTATGTATTCAAAGAAAAGGATCAATATTATTTAGTTACAACTAAACATAATATAATTAAATCTGTATATGCTACTGGAAAAGAAGCAAAAGTAAATCCAGTCAAAATATCTGATAATGCTTCAAATGTATTCGAGAAATTTAGCATAAATCCAGAACCAACAATCAAAGCAAATGGAAAAAAATATGAGTTAGAAATTTCCGATTCAGATATGAAAACTCAAACACTTATAAAATTTAAAGATATTTATGCTCAAATTTATATTGATCAACAAGCAAATAAAATTGTTGCAGTAAGATATTTAGACAGTGATGCATTAGCAGCGTTTAAACCTTATCAAATGTTGGGTGATAAAGAAGATGGAGAAGTTGCACGTAAACAAAAAGATTTACCATATGAGCAAAATGCAAACCAATTGATGACATTATATGAAATTACTAATGAAATGAGAAAATTAAAAGATGCTAAACCTTTGCGTATAAATAATGATTTAGCACATATTGCATCATTTAACTTGTATGAAGCAATTGGGACTGATAGTGTTGAATTTACTGAGGATGCTTTAAAACAGCAATTAAATGAGCAAGAAATACCATTTGTATCTACGAGTCAAAACGTGGGTTATGATTTCAATGAAGTGCCAACACTTATTCATAGTTGGTTAAATTCGGATATTCATCGATCTAGAATGTTGAACTCAAAATATAATGAAATGGGTGGGGAAGTGACAAATGGTTACTATACGCTCATTTTTGTAGAAGATAAATAG
- a CDS encoding YlbF family regulator, with protein sequence MITEETLTVLDEIEALSDKILESRLYQEYRESEQALADNDEAHLLYQAFLKSKDKYDEIMRFGKYHPDYQNVMLDTRKRKRAYEMLPVVMDHKQKEVALQELIDQVIVKIAYAVSENVKIEAGNPFFQKDAGGCATGGSCSCSL encoded by the coding sequence ATGATAACTGAAGAAACACTGACCGTACTCGACGAAATAGAAGCCTTAAGTGATAAAATATTAGAGTCTCGTTTGTATCAAGAATATAGAGAATCAGAACAAGCGCTTGCTGATAATGACGAAGCACATCTCTTGTATCAAGCTTTTTTAAAATCAAAAGATAAATATGATGAAATTATGCGTTTTGGTAAATACCACCCAGATTACCAGAACGTAATGTTAGATACGCGTAAACGTAAAAGGGCTTATGAAATGCTGCCAGTCGTTATGGATCACAAACAAAAAGAAGTTGCATTGCAGGAATTGATTGATCAAGTGATTGTGAAAATTGCATATGCTGTTTCTGAAAATGTAAAGATTGAAGCAGGTAATCCATTTTTTCAAAAAGACGCAGGTGGTTGTGCAACAGGTGGATCATGTAGCTGTTCACTATAA